The Streptomyces cadmiisoli genome has a segment encoding these proteins:
- a CDS encoding transposase, translating to MPELPPDQVDFRRHAPTLTIGSRHHVGIQVPTYVHLVVVTKYRHSVFADTMLTRCDAIMRDMCTNFEVARKQYNGEEEHVYVRVPCPTATRRRGR from the coding sequence ATGCCCGAACTGCCACCTGACCAGGTCGACTTCCGACGTCACGCACCCACTCTAACCATTGGTTCACGGCACCACGTTGGAATCCAAGTCCCGACGTACGTCCATTTGGTTGTCGTCACGAAGTACCGGCACAGCGTCTTCGCCGACACCATGCTCACCCGCTGCGACGCGATCATGCGCGATATGTGTACCAACTTCGAGGTCGCACGGAAGCAGTACAACGGGGAGGAAGAGCACGTGTATGTTCGTGTCCCGTGCCCTACGGCAACGCGGCGCCGCGGGCGGTGA